From the Gallaecimonas mangrovi genome, one window contains:
- the rplU gene encoding 50S ribosomal protein L21, with protein MYAVIQSGGKQHRVAEGEVVRLEKLDLETGATVEFDKVLMVASGDDVKVGAPYVDGSKVVAEVVAHGRGEKVKIVKFRRRKHHRKQMGHRQWFTEVKITGISA; from the coding sequence ATGTACGCGGTTATCCAAAGCGGTGGCAAACAGCACCGTGTAGCTGAGGGCGAAGTTGTTCGTCTGGAGAAGCTGGATCTGGAAACTGGCGCCACTGTCGAGTTCGACAAGGTGCTGATGGTCGCTTCTGGCGACGACGTTAAAGTAGGCGCTCCCTACGTTGACGGTAGCAAAGTGGTTGCCGAAGTGGTTGCCCACGGTCGTGGCGAGAAGGTAAAAATCGTCAAGTTCCGTCGTCGTAAGCACCACCGCAAGCAGATGGGCCACCGTCAGTGGTTCACTGAAGTAAAAATCACTGGCATCAGCGCCTGA
- a CDS encoding ammonium transporter, whose amino-acid sequence MDQPTIQIAYALDTFYLLVSGAFVMWMAAGFAMLEAGLVRAKNTTEILTKNAVLFAVACVMYMICGYQIMYPGAAVNSYWPGVSFLIGPEHTVATILKGGDDAPVYAHMADFFFQVVFVATAMSVVSGAVAERMKLWVFLAFAVVLTGFIYPIEGYWKWGGGFLDAKGFADFAGSGVVHLTGASAALAGVLLLGPRIGKYGKNGEINAIPGSNLPLATLGMFILWLGWFGFNGGSELKVSNIDEANAVAKVFVNTNMAACGGLLAALITAKFLFGKADLTMAINGALAGLVAITAEPLAPSPLWATIVGVIGGVLVVFSVIGIDKLRIDDPVGAISVHGVVGIWGVMAVPFSNSETHFSVQALGVISIFAWVFITSLIVWFVLKKLVGLRVSEEEEYEGVDMAECGMEAYPEFKISK is encoded by the coding sequence ATGGACCAACCAACAATACAAATAGCCTATGCGCTCGATACCTTTTATCTGTTGGTTTCGGGCGCCTTCGTTATGTGGATGGCAGCCGGATTTGCCATGCTCGAAGCGGGGCTTGTGCGCGCAAAAAATACCACTGAAATCTTAACTAAAAACGCTGTGTTGTTTGCTGTGGCCTGCGTGATGTACATGATTTGCGGCTATCAAATCATGTACCCGGGTGCTGCAGTTAACAGCTACTGGCCTGGTGTTAGTTTCCTGATTGGACCGGAACATACAGTGGCCACCATCCTTAAAGGTGGTGACGATGCTCCGGTTTATGCCCATATGGCAGACTTCTTCTTCCAAGTTGTGTTTGTCGCTACCGCCATGTCTGTGGTTTCTGGCGCTGTTGCTGAACGCATGAAACTGTGGGTATTCCTGGCTTTTGCCGTGGTACTGACCGGTTTTATTTACCCCATCGAAGGTTACTGGAAATGGGGTGGCGGCTTCTTAGACGCTAAGGGCTTTGCCGACTTTGCCGGTTCGGGTGTTGTGCATTTAACGGGGGCATCGGCAGCATTGGCGGGTGTACTTCTGCTGGGACCTCGTATCGGTAAATACGGTAAGAACGGCGAGATAAACGCTATTCCCGGTTCTAACCTGCCGCTGGCAACCCTGGGTATGTTTATCCTGTGGCTGGGCTGGTTTGGCTTTAATGGCGGTTCAGAGCTGAAAGTGTCTAACATTGATGAAGCCAATGCTGTTGCTAAGGTTTTCGTTAATACCAACATGGCTGCCTGTGGTGGCTTGCTTGCTGCGCTGATCACTGCCAAGTTCTTGTTTGGTAAAGCCGACCTGACCATGGCTATCAACGGCGCTTTGGCAGGTCTAGTTGCCATCACCGCTGAACCTTTAGCACCTAGCCCGCTGTGGGCAACCATTGTTGGTGTTATTGGCGGCGTGTTGGTTGTGTTCTCTGTTATTGGTATCGATAAGCTGCGTATTGATGACCCGGTTGGGGCTATTTCAGTGCACGGTGTTGTTGGTATCTGGGGTGTTATGGCGGTGCCATTCTCCAACAGTGAAACCCATTTCAGCGTTCAGGCCCTCGGCGTCATCAGCATCTTTGCCTGGGTCTTTATCACCTCCCTTATCGTTTGGTTTGTCCTCAAGAAACTGGTTGGCCTGCGGGTTAGCGAAGAAGAGGAATACGAAGGGGTGGATATGGCCGAATGCGGTATGGAAGCTTACCCTGAGTTCAAAATCAGTAAATAA
- a CDS encoding PepSY domain-containing protein, with product MKLQKTLPALFILASASLFAQEMQPDEVVAVVNNGTIKPFDELHQNLLTAFPDARIKDAKMLSVDGGYHYQLRIRDQQQQVQRVLIDAVSGQVLGVSQDA from the coding sequence ATGAAGTTGCAGAAAACCTTACCTGCGTTGTTTATTCTTGCCTCTGCCAGCCTGTTTGCTCAGGAAATGCAGCCCGATGAAGTGGTTGCGGTGGTAAATAACGGCACCATCAAGCCCTTTGATGAATTACATCAAAATTTACTCACAGCCTTCCCTGATGCCCGTATCAAAGATGCCAAAATGCTGTCTGTTGACGGTGGCTACCATTACCAGCTGCGCATCCGTGACCAGCAGCAGCAAGTTCAGCGTGTATTGATTGATGCCGTAAGCGGTCAGGTTCTTGGCGTCAGCCAAGACGCCTAA
- the argR gene encoding transcriptional regulator ArgR, which yields MTLSNQEALVKSFKQLLKEERCGSQSEIVSALQAQGFDNISQSKVSRMLTKFGAVRTRNARQEMVYCLPAELGVPTASSQLKNLVVDVDHNESMIVIQTSPGSAQLIARLLDSFSKADGILGTIAGDDTIMVIPTRISHIRDTLKMINDLFR from the coding sequence ATGACACTGAGCAACCAAGAAGCGCTGGTCAAATCTTTTAAACAGCTGCTCAAAGAAGAGCGTTGTGGTTCGCAAAGCGAAATCGTTTCCGCCTTGCAAGCCCAAGGGTTTGACAATATCAGCCAGTCAAAAGTCTCCCGTATGCTAACCAAGTTTGGCGCCGTACGTACCCGTAATGCTCGCCAAGAAATGGTTTACTGCCTACCTGCGGAACTGGGTGTGCCCACCGCTTCCAGCCAATTAAAGAACCTGGTTGTGGATGTGGACCACAATGAGTCGATGATCGTCATCCAAACCAGCCCAGGTTCAGCGCAGTTAATTGCCCGCTTGCTGGATTCTTTCAGTAAAGCCGATGGCATCCTGGGGACTATTGCTGGTGACGATACCATTATGGTGATCCCAACGCGCATCAGCCATATTCGCGATACCTTAAAGATGATTAACGATCTCTTTCGTTAA
- the mdh gene encoding malate dehydrogenase, with translation MKVAVLGAAGGIGQALSLLLKTQLPAGSELALYDVAPVVPGVAVDLSHIPTAVKVEGFGQEKLADALTGADVVLIPAGVPRKPGMDRSDLFNVNAGIVRSLVEAIADNCPKALVGIITNPVNTTVAIAAEVLKAKGVYDKSRLFGVTTLDVIRSETFIGEALGKNPADVKINVIGGHSGVTILPLLSQVEGLKLSDDEIAAMTKRIQNAGTEVVEAKAGGGSATLSMGQAAARFGLSLIRGLKGEADVIECAYVDGGSEHARFFAQPVRLGKNGLEEVLPYGELSAFEKASMEGMLDTLKKDIALGEEFVNGK, from the coding sequence ATGAAAGTAGCCGTACTTGGCGCCGCCGGTGGTATCGGTCAGGCCCTGTCTTTGCTGCTGAAAACCCAACTGCCCGCTGGTTCCGAACTGGCACTTTATGACGTCGCCCCGGTCGTGCCCGGTGTCGCCGTTGACCTAAGCCATATCCCGACTGCTGTTAAGGTCGAAGGCTTTGGGCAGGAGAAACTGGCCGACGCCCTGACCGGCGCCGACGTTGTTCTGATCCCCGCCGGCGTCCCACGCAAGCCTGGCATGGATCGTTCCGATCTTTTCAATGTTAATGCTGGCATCGTCCGTTCTTTGGTTGAAGCTATTGCTGACAATTGTCCTAAAGCGCTGGTTGGTATCATTACCAACCCAGTTAACACAACGGTAGCTATCGCTGCTGAAGTGCTGAAAGCAAAAGGCGTTTACGACAAGAGCCGTCTGTTTGGTGTTACCACCCTGGACGTTATCCGTTCTGAAACCTTTATTGGTGAAGCTCTGGGTAAAAATCCTGCTGATGTGAAAATCAATGTGATTGGTGGTCACTCTGGCGTGACTATCCTGCCGCTGTTGTCTCAAGTTGAAGGCTTGAAACTGTCTGACGACGAAATCGCCGCTATGACCAAGCGTATTCAAAACGCCGGTACTGAAGTGGTTGAAGCTAAGGCGGGTGGCGGTTCTGCTACCTTGTCTATGGGTCAAGCTGCTGCCCGTTTCGGCCTGTCCTTGATTCGTGGTCTCAAAGGCGAAGCCGACGTTATCGAATGTGCTTATGTTGATGGTGGGTCTGAGCATGCCCGCTTCTTCGCACAACCGGTTCGTCTGGGCAAAAACGGCCTGGAAGAAGTTCTACCTTACGGTGAATTGTCTGCCTTTGAAAAGGCATCAATGGAAGGCATGCTGGACACCTTGAAAAAAGACATCGCCTTGGGCGAAGAATTCGTTAACGGCAAATAA
- a CDS encoding transporter substrate-binding domain-containing protein produces the protein MAWAQTTPVAGKPLVFGTEATYPPFEYRNDAGQLVGVDIDVAHRLCDLLKRPCIIVEHPFDNLMDELDDGDLDAVIAALDISSHYSSNIRFSDPYYRNSAVYVTLKDATDRYAKSGYIGVQNGSNHQQYLIDQRQWQLTSYDDLNGALTELRQGRISAIFVDSAVANAWFSDPANKDLRIVGSPIRDFRYFGRGMGIALSRAKSKDSLLDNIDKALSEMRDDGSLNRILSRYLRVH, from the coding sequence TTGGCATGGGCTCAGACAACCCCTGTTGCCGGTAAACCACTGGTTTTTGGCACCGAAGCTACCTATCCGCCTTTTGAGTATCGCAATGATGCCGGGCAACTTGTTGGTGTTGATATTGATGTTGCACACCGCCTTTGTGATCTCTTAAAGCGTCCTTGTATTATTGTTGAGCACCCCTTCGATAATTTAATGGACGAGCTTGATGATGGCGACTTGGATGCTGTTATCGCCGCCCTTGATATTTCCTCGCACTACAGCAGCAACATCCGATTTTCTGATCCCTACTACCGTAACAGTGCCGTTTATGTGACGCTGAAAGACGCAACAGATCGTTACGCGAAGTCGGGGTACATCGGGGTGCAGAATGGGTCAAACCATCAGCAGTATTTAATTGACCAGCGACAATGGCAACTGACCAGCTATGATGATCTGAACGGCGCCCTGACCGAATTACGCCAAGGGCGTATCAGTGCTATTTTTGTTGACTCCGCAGTGGCCAATGCTTGGTTTTCTGACCCTGCAAACAAAGACTTACGTATTGTCGGTTCTCCTATCAGAGATTTTCGTTACTTTGGTAGAGGAATGGGAATTGCCCTGTCTCGGGCTAAGAGTAAGGACAGTTTGCTCGACAATATAGATAAGGCGCTATCGGAAATGCGGGATGATGGCAGCCTGAATCGTATACTTTCCCGCTACTTAAGAGTGCACTGA
- a CDS encoding YacL family protein, translated as MEYQFRFNPFDGRHQIQMELGFVAFGRFIEDELGIDHAKIQRLLDGLKADSDFCFEGHEWTLQVEQGELSLCHHNLNLTDNELDPELTLDDSDNLSCCGLEDGIKLFSAWLDFVAPN; from the coding sequence ATGGAATACCAATTCAGATTTAATCCTTTTGATGGCCGCCACCAGATCCAAATGGAGCTGGGGTTTGTGGCCTTTGGCCGTTTTATTGAAGATGAATTGGGTATTGACCACGCTAAAATTCAGCGGCTCCTTGACGGGCTTAAAGCCGATTCAGATTTTTGTTTTGAAGGCCATGAGTGGACCTTGCAGGTCGAGCAAGGGGAACTCAGCCTTTGCCATCACAACCTGAACCTGACGGACAATGAGCTGGATCCTGAGCTGACTTTAGATGACAGTGACAACCTCTCGTGCTGTGGCCTTGAAGACGGCATCAAACTGTTTTCGGCGTGGCTGGACTTCGTTGCACCAAATTAG
- the rpmA gene encoding 50S ribosomal protein L27 → MAHKKAAGSTRNGRDSESKRLGVKRYGGESVLAGNIIVRQRGTKFHAGSNVGIGKDHTLFATAEGKVKFEVKGPKNRKYVSIITE, encoded by the coding sequence ATGGCACATAAAAAGGCAGCAGGTTCTACCCGTAACGGTCGCGATTCCGAAAGCAAACGCCTGGGTGTGAAACGCTACGGCGGTGAGTCTGTTCTGGCAGGCAACATCATCGTTCGCCAACGCGGCACCAAATTCCACGCTGGTTCCAACGTGGGCATCGGTAAAGACCACACTCTTTTCGCTACCGCCGAAGGCAAAGTGAAATTCGAAGTGAAAGGTCCTAAAAACCGCAAGTACGTTAGCATCATCACTGAGTAA
- a CDS encoding P-II family nitrogen regulator yields MKKVTAIIKPFKLDDVREALTEAGVHGLTVSEVRGFGRQRGHTELYRGAEYRIDFLPKVQLDILVTASQVDLVIDAILKAAQTGKVGDGKIWVQDLETVVRIRTEERDEDAI; encoded by the coding sequence ATGAAAAAGGTCACCGCCATTATCAAGCCCTTCAAGCTCGATGATGTCCGTGAAGCCCTTACTGAAGCAGGGGTTCATGGTCTCACCGTTAGTGAAGTGCGCGGCTTCGGCCGTCAACGCGGCCACACTGAGCTGTATCGTGGCGCCGAATACCGCATTGATTTCCTGCCCAAGGTGCAGTTGGACATCCTCGTGACGGCCAGCCAGGTCGATCTCGTTATTGATGCCATCCTCAAGGCAGCCCAGACGGGTAAAGTGGGCGACGGCAAGATCTGGGTTCAGGACCTGGAAACTGTGGTTCGTATCCGAACTGAAGAACGCGACGAAGACGCGATCTAG
- the ispB gene encoding octaprenyl diphosphate synthase — protein sequence MDLAQIRQLCATDMDSVNETIQHQLSSDVALINQLSFYIINAGGKRLRPMLTVLAARALGYEGDKHVRLATLVEFIHTSTLLHDDVVDESTLRRGRETANALFGNQASVLVGDFLYTRAFQLMVGLGSMKVMEVLADATNVIAEGEVMQLMNCNDPETTEARYMTVIYCKTAKLFEAATGLSAVISGQPELETAMSDYGKYLGTAFQLIDDLLDYEADADELGKNLGDDLAEGKPTLPLLHAMHNGTEQESALIRKAIEEGDGRDQLEVIQNSMRRLGSLDYTYQRALEESDKAISALNVLPDSPYKEALIGLAKVAVERKS from the coding sequence ATGGATCTCGCCCAAATTCGCCAACTTTGCGCCACGGATATGGACTCGGTCAACGAGACCATCCAACACCAGCTCAGCTCTGACGTGGCCCTAATTAATCAGCTCAGTTTTTACATCATTAATGCCGGTGGAAAACGCCTTCGGCCCATGTTGACTGTACTGGCAGCCAGGGCCCTCGGTTACGAAGGTGACAAACATGTTCGCCTCGCTACCCTGGTTGAGTTTATTCATACCTCAACGTTGCTGCACGACGATGTCGTTGACGAGTCAACACTGCGCCGCGGCCGGGAAACGGCTAATGCCCTGTTCGGTAACCAAGCATCGGTTTTGGTTGGTGACTTCCTTTATACCCGCGCCTTCCAACTGATGGTTGGTCTGGGTTCAATGAAAGTCATGGAAGTGCTGGCCGACGCCACTAACGTTATTGCCGAAGGTGAAGTCATGCAGTTGATGAACTGCAACGACCCGGAAACCACCGAAGCACGTTACATGACGGTGATTTACTGCAAAACAGCTAAGTTATTCGAAGCCGCTACCGGCCTGTCTGCCGTTATTAGCGGCCAGCCTGAGCTGGAAACCGCCATGAGCGATTACGGCAAATACCTCGGTACTGCCTTCCAGCTGATTGACGACTTGCTGGATTACGAGGCTGACGCTGACGAGCTGGGTAAAAACCTCGGCGATGACCTTGCCGAAGGTAAACCAACCCTGCCCTTGCTGCATGCCATGCACAACGGTACCGAACAAGAGTCGGCCTTGATTCGTAAAGCCATAGAAGAAGGCGACGGCCGCGACCAGCTGGAAGTTATTCAAAACAGTATGCGCCGCTTGGGCTCGCTGGATTACACTTATCAACGCGCTCTGGAAGAGTCGGATAAAGCGATTAGTGCTCTTAATGTGCTTCCCGACAGCCCTTATAAAGAAGCCTTGATTGGTTTGGCAAAAGTCGCTGTCGAACGCAAAAGCTAA
- the acnB gene encoding bifunctional aconitate hydratase 2/2-methylisocitrate dehydratase, translating to MLEAYRKHVEERAAQGVVPKPLSAEQAAQLVELLKTPPAGEEAFLIDLLENRIPPGVDEAAYVKAGFLAAVAKGETQSPIVSKEKATQLLGTMQGGYNIEPLVDLLDDSTLAPIAVKALSHTLLMFDAFHDVVEKMKAGNSFAKEIVESWANADWFKEKKGVSDKFTVTVFKVPGETNTDDLSPAQDAWSRPDIPLHALAMLKMARPGIEPDQDGEIGPITTIEKLKEKGFPLAYVGDVVGTGSSRKSATNSVLWHMGDDIPFVPNKRAGGVCLGGKIAPIFFNTMEDAGALPIEVDVSKLDMGDVIDIYPYEGKITRHDSDEVLAEFALKTDVLLDEVRAGGRIPLIIGRGLTTKAREALGLEPSKEFRHAADVKDTGKGFTLAQKMVGKACGVKGVRPGQYCEPKMTTVGSQDTTGPMTRDELKDLACLGFSADLTMQSFCHTAAYPKPVDVETHHTLPDFIMNRGGVSLRPGDGVIHSWLNRMLLPDTVGTGGDSHTRFPIGISFPAGSGLVAFAAATGVMPLDMPESILVRFKGEMQPGITLRDLVHAIPYAAIQKGLLTVEKQGKKNAFSGRVLEIEGLPTLKVEQAFELADATAERSAAGCTIKLDKEPIIEYLNSNIIMLKWMISEGYGDRRTIERRITAMEEWIANPDLMEADADAEYAEVIEIDLSEIKEPILCAPNDPDDARLLSTVAGENIDEVFIGSCMTNIGHFRAAGKLLNKFNGQLNTRLWIAPPTKMDRDQLTEEGYYSIFGRSGARIEIPGCSLCMGNQARVGDNTTVVSTSTRNFPNRLGKGANVYLASAELAAVASILGKLPTPAEYLEYAHSLDATAADTYRYLNFDQLPQYTKKADEVIVQAAV from the coding sequence GTGCTAGAAGCCTATCGTAAGCATGTTGAAGAACGCGCCGCCCAAGGCGTGGTACCTAAACCTCTCTCCGCTGAGCAAGCTGCTCAACTGGTTGAGTTGTTGAAGACCCCGCCCGCTGGTGAAGAAGCCTTTCTGATTGACCTGCTAGAAAACCGCATTCCCCCCGGTGTTGACGAAGCCGCCTACGTAAAAGCAGGTTTCTTAGCTGCCGTCGCTAAAGGCGAAACCCAATCTCCTATCGTATCCAAAGAAAAAGCCACACAACTGCTGGGTACCATGCAGGGCGGTTATAACATCGAGCCTTTGGTGGATTTGTTGGATGACAGCACTCTGGCGCCTATCGCCGTTAAAGCGCTGTCGCACACGCTGCTGATGTTTGATGCCTTCCACGACGTTGTGGAAAAAATGAAAGCGGGCAACAGCTTCGCCAAAGAAATCGTTGAGTCTTGGGCTAACGCCGATTGGTTCAAAGAGAAAAAAGGTGTTTCCGACAAATTCACCGTGACCGTTTTCAAGGTCCCGGGTGAAACCAACACCGATGACTTGTCGCCAGCTCAAGATGCTTGGTCACGCCCCGACATCCCATTGCACGCTCTGGCGATGCTGAAAATGGCGCGCCCAGGTATTGAACCTGACCAAGATGGCGAAATTGGCCCCATCACCACCATTGAGAAGCTCAAAGAAAAAGGCTTCCCGCTAGCTTATGTTGGCGACGTTGTTGGTACCGGTTCTTCCCGTAAGTCTGCCACCAACTCTGTGCTTTGGCACATGGGCGACGACATTCCTTTTGTACCGAACAAACGTGCTGGCGGTGTTTGCCTTGGCGGTAAAATTGCCCCTATCTTCTTCAACACCATGGAAGATGCTGGCGCGCTGCCGATTGAAGTGGACGTGTCCAAGCTGGATATGGGCGATGTTATCGACATCTACCCTTATGAAGGCAAAATCACCCGCCACGATAGCGACGAAGTACTGGCCGAGTTTGCTCTGAAAACCGACGTACTGCTTGACGAAGTGCGTGCCGGTGGCCGTATTCCGCTGATCATTGGCCGTGGCCTTACCACCAAGGCTCGTGAAGCTCTGGGCCTTGAGCCTTCCAAAGAATTCCGCCATGCCGCGGATGTAAAAGACACCGGTAAAGGCTTTACCCTGGCCCAGAAAATGGTAGGTAAAGCCTGTGGCGTTAAAGGTGTGCGCCCTGGTCAGTACTGCGAGCCGAAAATGACCACCGTTGGTTCGCAAGACACCACCGGCCCCATGACCCGTGATGAACTGAAAGACTTGGCCTGCCTTGGCTTTAGCGCCGACCTTACCATGCAGTCTTTCTGTCACACCGCCGCTTATCCTAAGCCGGTTGACGTGGAAACTCACCACACTCTGCCCGATTTTATCATGAACCGTGGCGGCGTATCGCTGCGTCCGGGCGACGGTGTTATTCACTCTTGGCTGAACCGTATGCTGCTGCCTGACACCGTCGGCACCGGTGGTGACTCCCACACCCGTTTCCCTATTGGTATTTCCTTCCCGGCCGGGTCTGGTTTGGTGGCTTTTGCTGCCGCGACCGGTGTTATGCCACTGGATATGCCGGAATCGATTCTGGTGCGTTTTAAAGGCGAAATGCAGCCTGGTATCACTCTGCGTGATTTGGTGCATGCCATCCCTTACGCCGCCATCCAGAAAGGTCTGCTGACCGTTGAGAAACAAGGTAAGAAAAACGCCTTCTCTGGCCGCGTTCTGGAGATCGAAGGTTTGCCAACGTTGAAGGTTGAGCAAGCCTTCGAACTGGCTGATGCTACCGCCGAGCGTTCCGCTGCTGGCTGTACCATCAAGCTGGATAAAGAGCCGATCATCGAGTATCTGAATTCCAACATCATCATGCTCAAGTGGATGATCAGCGAAGGCTATGGCGACCGCCGTACCATTGAGCGTCGTATCACTGCCATGGAAGAGTGGATAGCTAACCCGGATTTGATGGAAGCCGACGCCGACGCCGAATACGCCGAAGTTATCGAGATCGATCTGAGTGAGATCAAAGAGCCTATTCTTTGCGCGCCGAACGATCCTGACGACGCTCGTCTGCTGTCTACCGTGGCTGGTGAGAACATTGATGAAGTCTTCATCGGTTCTTGCATGACCAACATTGGTCACTTCCGTGCTGCCGGTAAGCTGCTTAACAAGTTTAATGGCCAGCTCAATACCCGCCTGTGGATCGCGCCACCGACTAAAATGGACCGCGACCAGCTAACTGAAGAAGGCTACTACAGCATCTTTGGCCGCTCTGGCGCGCGTATCGAGATCCCGGGTTGTTCATTGTGTATGGGTAACCAGGCGCGTGTAGGTGATAACACCACTGTGGTGTCTACCTCTACCCGTAACTTCCCGAACCGCTTAGGTAAAGGTGCCAATGTTTACTTGGCTTCTGCTGAGCTTGCCGCGGTAGCTTCTATTTTGGGTAAATTGCCGACACCGGCTGAATACTTAGAATATGCGCATTCTTTGGATGCCACCGCTGCCGATACCTACCGCTACCTGAACTTTGACCAACTGCCGCAATACACTAAAAAGGCAGATGAGGTGATTGTGCAGGCTGCCGTGTAA